The Pirellulales bacterium region TCGAATTTATCAGCCACGCGGGCTGACCAAGCCGACGCGAGCTCTGTCTCGCGAATTACGGCTCAACGACTGCTGTTTTGCCGCCGCACCCAACGCGACGGCCGGCTCGAACTATGTCCGGAAACCGCGAAACTTGAACTAAGCGCATGATGCAGCCGATCGATCCCAGCCGTATCGAGGTTCCCGATCAGGCGATCGTGGAAATCCTTAGAACCAAGACGCCCGCCGAACGCCTGGCGATGGTGTTCGCGGCAAATCGCACCATGCGGTTGCGGCTGGCGGGACACCTGCGTACGTACCACCCTGACTGGACAGATGACGAGATTCAGCGCGAGATCGCCAAGAGGATGTTAGGTGGATCAGCAGCAATTAGTCCGCAAAGTGATTGAGGTCTTGGAGGGGCGGCGGCTCACTTACATGCTCGTCGGCTCGCTGGCGAGTGGCGTTTATGGCGAGCCACGGTTAACCCTGGATATCGACGTGGTGGTTGCCTTGCCGGCGACGGAAGTCCACAGCCTGTGTGCCGAGTTTCCCGCGCCCGACTTCTATGTCAGCGAAGCGGCTGCGCAACAAGCGGTGTCGCAAGGCGGGCAGTTCAACATCATTCATCCGGCGTCGGGAAACAAGATCGACCTCATGCTGGCCCGACAGGACGCCTGGGGACAGTCGCAGCTTGCACGTCGTCGTCGTCAGCAGATATTTCCGGATCTCGCGGGCTTCGTGGCCAGCCCTGAAGACGTGATCATCGGGAAGATGTGGTACTATCACGAAGGCGGCTCTGAAAAACACCTTCGCGATATGGCGGCAATGCTTCGGGTAGCGGACCTCGCCATCGACCGCGCGTACATCGAGCATTGGTCGCGGGAGCTTGGTCTCACCGACGTGTGGCAAGCGCTGCTCGTTCGCTTGGACGGCCCCGGATGAGCCTCCGCTGGGTGCGGGAGTGGGCTTGCGTGAGCGTCCGCGAAACCTCTGTAGGGAACGGACTCCGTGCCGTTCCGCGCGCACCGAACGATCATCAATTGGCATTCGGCGGAACGGCACGGAGTCCGTTCCCTACAGAACCTTGGCCGCGCGAAGCGCAAACGCGTTCTCACACCCGCATCCGCTTTTTACTTGGTCCGCGCTCTGGACATATAAGTGCCGGTTGATATGATAGCGGGCGGCTACTCGGGGCAGCCCACCTACCGTTATCCCGCCGAGACAACCCGCCATGCTGTGCCGCGCCACGCCCAACGGGCAGCACTTGACCGGCCACGCCTTGCGTAACGAAAACCTGCGACGCCGCTCGCTGGCCCGCAGCGCCAGCGCTCCGCCGCTGGCCCGCGCCGTCGTCGAAATCCGAGCGAGTACGCTGGGCATGACCCGATTGGAACTGGCCCGCCGCTCCGGCATCGGCCGCGGCACGCTGCGCGACTTGGAGCTGGGAGTACACCGGCCGACCCGTCAGACCCTGCAACGGTTTATCGAGTTCTGCCGTCCGGAGGGCGTGCCCGACGATAAGATCGGGCAGCTTCTCGATCTTTACACCGGGCCGTGCGAGTCGTTGGAGCACCTGATTTCGCGGCTGGAGTTGCGGGCCGGCTCGGCGCGCGAGCTGGCGCGGCGGGCGGGCATCAGCGCCAGCACCTTGTGGGAATATCGCCGCGGCAATTTTCCGCTCTCGTGGTCATTGCTGGTCAAACTTTGCCAGGCCGTCGGACAAGACCACGACACCGTCGAGCCGCTGTGGCACGCCTGTCAGCGGACGCGGCTCGTGGCCCGCGGCTATCCTGAGGCCTGGGCCGAGTTTTGCGTCTGGTGCGATCGCGGCGACGTGGCCGTCAGCCGACTGACTCGGCTGGGCGTCACCAGCGCCTCGCTGCGCCGATTACGGTATCTGGAGTTGCCGCCTTGGTCGGCCGTGGCCCAGGCTGCCCGCAAACTTTGCCGCCACGAGGACGAGTTGAAGCGGCTGCGTGAGTTGTGGAACCGCGACGTAGCCGCTCAGCGCGGCAACCATAATGACGAGTTTGGACTGGAGCTGCGGCGTCTGCGTTTGCGCCGCGGTTTGCGACGCCGCGAGCTGGCCGACCTGTTCGGCGTAGGCGGGAAGAAGCCGGCGCGAATCATCAAATACATCGAGGAAGACGGCTATTACTCCGTGTGCGCCTTCCCCGCGGGACTGGCCGCGGCGCTGGCCGACAACCAGGACGACCAGCAGCGGCTGCTCGCCTTATGGCGCCGACGCCGGGCACAATTCATTTGCCGCCGCCGGCCGGAAACGCGCGGCGAATTGCGGCTGTTGCGCGAGATGTATGGACTCACGCTCGACGACGTGCCGGAAGTGCTGGGCTACACGAGCCTGGAATATCAACGCATCGAGCGCGGCGTCGAGTCGCTCAGCGAGACGGCCGGTCAGCGGATTTCGGAGGCGCTGGAGCGGGCCGGGCAGCAACGAGTGGCCGCATTGTTGGCGCGGCGAGACTCGCGGCTGCGCGATGCGACGGCCTGGCGGTCGCCAGCCTCGGCGGCGGAGCTCGTCAACCTGCTGTCGCGCCGC contains the following coding sequences:
- a CDS encoding helix-turn-helix transcriptional regulator; this encodes MLCRATPNGQHLTGHALRNENLRRRSLARSASAPPLARAVVEIRASTLGMTRLELARRSGIGRGTLRDLELGVHRPTRQTLQRFIEFCRPEGVPDDKIGQLLDLYTGPCESLEHLISRLELRAGSARELARRAGISASTLWEYRRGNFPLSWSLLVKLCQAVGQDHDTVEPLWHACQRTRLVARGYPEAWAEFCVWCDRGDVAVSRLTRLGVTSASLRRLRYLELPPWSAVAQAARKLCRHEDELKRLRELWNRDVAAQRGNHNDEFGLELRRLRLRRGLRRRELADLFGVGGKKPARIIKYIEEDGYYSVCAFPAGLAAALADNQDDQQRLLALWRRRRAQFICRRRPETRGELRLLREMYGLTLDDVPEVLGYTSLEYQRIERGVESLSETAGQRISEALERAGQQRVAALLARRDSRLRDATAWRSPASAAELVNLLSRREGGLAPLARQLKQAGCRGVSVPRLRAIARGTDLPAWFWLREVARTMKVTDLDRLREDWQLRQRERLQRGGLPPLAVELRMIIAETANSVREFSRRLPFNYSVLVRDLGRIDQGRPIGWFHIERLLDAAGLGTQHDRWQELRILWCTADNQLRRATNGRVAG